One Hippoglossus hippoglossus isolate fHipHip1 chromosome 13, fHipHip1.pri, whole genome shotgun sequence genomic window carries:
- the hic1 gene encoding hypermethylated in cancer 1 protein isoform X2 — translation MIIKGDLDRMAEDIGHAGGGLKTMLDAMDVPSHARDLLLQLNSQRTKGFLCDVIIVVQNALFRAHKNILAASSLYLKSLVVHDNLINLDHEMVSPGVFRVILDYIYTGRLTEGDPTSPTEPNLGAVLAAASYLQLLDLVALCKKKLKRHGKYPPRLGPAFLPYPKMGPNSMGLGSGGRYRVSTPVIQPCPPGGILNSHAPRAPPLEELIPHRLAIHAGELYAPTSTQGSQVFPSLQSALPAQLGRSAHPDRNCSPNYGLDLSKKSPNSQSQHTHSHLANSHNDEERDGTLSGRTSPMQGTNGRAFPSEKMECTDQTSSLTPPPFSHLNQSLGPHHPHLHRSGTQGTDRYPCPPSPDTPTEGGEAGREMGNIYRWVKHEPLSYTAEDEDEDEDEEEGGENGDQHHNHHKVGEESEGADDKSGSGTEETGSSEGRPSPTGPMGRFHMPYEPESFGDNLYVCIPCDKGFPSSEQLNAHVETHTEEELYGNSGGEMGNSNNSSTKNTSSNTNGYGSLNSSNSLNSLSHLESKSRQGLNSGALGEMMRPYRCSNCEKSYKDPATLRQHEKTHWLTRPYPCSICGKKFTQRGTMTRHMRSHLGLKPFACDSCGMRFTRQYRLTEHMRIHSGEKPYECQVCGGKFAQQRNLISHMKMHSSGGSAGGLTADLKLKLDFAEGIYPLSKYTAEHLGLKQEKANELHIQAQQLVAGGKALESLYPLSKLAAEHLGLIHDKMDVLGQPLPALSQALEARTIDRYSPS, via the exons ATGATCATTAAGGGAGACTTAGATCGGATGGCAGAGGACATCGGGCATGCAG GTGGCGGACTGAAGACGATGCTGGATGCCATGGACGTTCCAAGTCATGCTAGggatctcctcctgcagctcaacAGCCAGCGCACCAAGGGCTTCCTGTGTGATGTTATCATTGTGGTGCAGAACGCCCTCTTCAGAGCTCACAAGAACATTTTGGCCGCCAGCAGCCTCTACTTGAAATCGTTGGTGGTCCATGACAATCTCATCAACCTCGACCACGAGATGGTGAGTCCAGGCGTGTTCAGGGTCATTCTGGACTACATCTACACAGGCCGCCTTACTGAGGGAGACCCCACTTCTCCAACTGAACCCAATCTGGGGGCCGTCCTGGCAGCAGCTAGCTACCTTCAGCTGCTTGACTTAGTGGCGTTGTGCAAAAAGAAGCTGAAAAGACATGGCAAGTACCCGCCGCGCCTGGGCCCTGCATTTCTGCCCTATCCAAAGATGGGACCAAATAGCATGGGGTTAGGGAGTGGTGGCAGGTACAGAGTTTCTACTCCAGTCATTCAACCCTGCCCTCCAGGAGGAATTTTGAATAGCCATGCACCCCGGGCACCACCACTAGAGGAGCTAATTCCCCATCGATTAGCCATCCATGCTGGGGAGTTGTATGCTCCCACCTCCACCCAGGGCTCTCAGGTGTTCCCGTCCCTGCAGTCAGCTTTGCCTGCCCAACTTGGGCGTTCAGCCCATCCCGACAGGAACTGCTCCCCCAACTATGGCCTTGATCTCTCTAAGAAAAGCCCCAACTCCCAGTCTCAGCACACTCACTCCCATCTGGCAAACAGTCACAATGATGAGGAGCGAGACGGGACTCTGAGCGGCCGCACTAGTCCCATGCAGGGGACGAACGGCAGGGCCTTCCCCTCTGAAAAAATGGAGTGCACCGATCAGACAAgctccctcactcctccaccTTTTTCCCATCTCAACCAGTCCCTTGGCCCCCATCATCCCCACCTGCACCGCTCAGGCACCCAGGGCACAGATCGCTACCCATGCCCCCCCAGCCCTGACACTCCCACGGAAGGTGGCGAGGCAGGCAGGGAAATGGGCAACATCTACCGCTGGGTGAAACATGAGCCACTGTCATATAcagctgaagatgaagatgaggacgaggatgaggaggaggggggtgaaaACGGAGACCAGCATCACAACCACCACAAGGTTGGggaggagagtgaaggagcAGATGACAAGAGCGGGTCTGGCACAGAGGAGACGGGGAGCAGTGAAGGCCGCCCCTCCCCTACGGGACCAATGGGGAGGTTCCACATGCCGTATGAGCCAGAGAGCTTCGGGGACAATCTGTATGTCTGCATTCCCTGTGACAAAGGCTTCCCGAGCTCAGAGCAGCTCAATGCACAcgtggagacacacacagaggaggagctgtACGGCAACTCCGGTGGGGAGATGGGAAACAGCAATAACAGCAGCACCAAAAACACCAGCAGCAATACAAACGGCTACGGGAGCCtgaacagcagcaacagcttgAACAGTCTGTCCCATCTGGAGTCCAAGTCAAGACAGGGGCTGAATTCAGGGGCCCTCGGGGAGATGATGCGACCCTACCGCTGTTCCAACTGCGAAAAGTCCTACAAAGATCCAGCCACTCTGCGGCAGCACGAGAAGACCCACTGGCTGACGCGGCCGTACCCTTGCAGCATCTGTGGCAAGAAGTTCACGCAGCGTGGTACCATGACGCGCCACATGCGTAGCCACCTGGGCCTCAAACCTTTCGCCTGCGACTCCTGTGGCATGCGCTTCACCCGCCAGTATCGCCTCACTGAGCACATGCGCATCCACTCTGGGGAAAAGCCCTACGAATGTCAGGTGTGCGGGGGAAAGTTCGCCCAGCAGCGCAACCTCATCAGCCACATGAAGATGCACAGCAGCGGAGGGAGTGCGGGGGGCCTGACCGCAGATCTGAAACTGAAGCTGGACTTTGCAGAGGGCATCTATCCTCTGAGTAAATACACAGCAGAGCATCTTGGGCTGAAGCAGGAGAAGGCCAATGAACTTCACATCCAAGCTCAGCAGCTGGTGGCTGGCGGAAAGGCCTTGGAGAGCCTCTACCCGCTGTCCAAACTGGCCGCGGAGCACCTGGGCCTCATCCACGACAAGATGGATGTCCTGGGCCAACCCCTGCCCGCTCTCTCACAGGCCCTTGAAGCCCGCACCATTGACCGCTACTCACCCAGCTAA
- the hic1 gene encoding hypermethylated in cancer 1 protein isoform X1, producing MRECRKGEQTHGQSTRHEFEISLVAGGGLKTMLDAMDVPSHARDLLLQLNSQRTKGFLCDVIIVVQNALFRAHKNILAASSLYLKSLVVHDNLINLDHEMVSPGVFRVILDYIYTGRLTEGDPTSPTEPNLGAVLAAASYLQLLDLVALCKKKLKRHGKYPPRLGPAFLPYPKMGPNSMGLGSGGRYRVSTPVIQPCPPGGILNSHAPRAPPLEELIPHRLAIHAGELYAPTSTQGSQVFPSLQSALPAQLGRSAHPDRNCSPNYGLDLSKKSPNSQSQHTHSHLANSHNDEERDGTLSGRTSPMQGTNGRAFPSEKMECTDQTSSLTPPPFSHLNQSLGPHHPHLHRSGTQGTDRYPCPPSPDTPTEGGEAGREMGNIYRWVKHEPLSYTAEDEDEDEDEEEGGENGDQHHNHHKVGEESEGADDKSGSGTEETGSSEGRPSPTGPMGRFHMPYEPESFGDNLYVCIPCDKGFPSSEQLNAHVETHTEEELYGNSGGEMGNSNNSSTKNTSSNTNGYGSLNSSNSLNSLSHLESKSRQGLNSGALGEMMRPYRCSNCEKSYKDPATLRQHEKTHWLTRPYPCSICGKKFTQRGTMTRHMRSHLGLKPFACDSCGMRFTRQYRLTEHMRIHSGEKPYECQVCGGKFAQQRNLISHMKMHSSGGSAGGLTADLKLKLDFAEGIYPLSKYTAEHLGLKQEKANELHIQAQQLVAGGKALESLYPLSKLAAEHLGLIHDKMDVLGQPLPALSQALEARTIDRYSPS from the exons ATGAGGGAATGCCGAAAAGGAGAGCAGACACACGGCCAGAGCACCAGACATGAGTTCGAG ATATCTCTCGTTGCAGGTGGCGGACTGAAGACGATGCTGGATGCCATGGACGTTCCAAGTCATGCTAGggatctcctcctgcagctcaacAGCCAGCGCACCAAGGGCTTCCTGTGTGATGTTATCATTGTGGTGCAGAACGCCCTCTTCAGAGCTCACAAGAACATTTTGGCCGCCAGCAGCCTCTACTTGAAATCGTTGGTGGTCCATGACAATCTCATCAACCTCGACCACGAGATGGTGAGTCCAGGCGTGTTCAGGGTCATTCTGGACTACATCTACACAGGCCGCCTTACTGAGGGAGACCCCACTTCTCCAACTGAACCCAATCTGGGGGCCGTCCTGGCAGCAGCTAGCTACCTTCAGCTGCTTGACTTAGTGGCGTTGTGCAAAAAGAAGCTGAAAAGACATGGCAAGTACCCGCCGCGCCTGGGCCCTGCATTTCTGCCCTATCCAAAGATGGGACCAAATAGCATGGGGTTAGGGAGTGGTGGCAGGTACAGAGTTTCTACTCCAGTCATTCAACCCTGCCCTCCAGGAGGAATTTTGAATAGCCATGCACCCCGGGCACCACCACTAGAGGAGCTAATTCCCCATCGATTAGCCATCCATGCTGGGGAGTTGTATGCTCCCACCTCCACCCAGGGCTCTCAGGTGTTCCCGTCCCTGCAGTCAGCTTTGCCTGCCCAACTTGGGCGTTCAGCCCATCCCGACAGGAACTGCTCCCCCAACTATGGCCTTGATCTCTCTAAGAAAAGCCCCAACTCCCAGTCTCAGCACACTCACTCCCATCTGGCAAACAGTCACAATGATGAGGAGCGAGACGGGACTCTGAGCGGCCGCACTAGTCCCATGCAGGGGACGAACGGCAGGGCCTTCCCCTCTGAAAAAATGGAGTGCACCGATCAGACAAgctccctcactcctccaccTTTTTCCCATCTCAACCAGTCCCTTGGCCCCCATCATCCCCACCTGCACCGCTCAGGCACCCAGGGCACAGATCGCTACCCATGCCCCCCCAGCCCTGACACTCCCACGGAAGGTGGCGAGGCAGGCAGGGAAATGGGCAACATCTACCGCTGGGTGAAACATGAGCCACTGTCATATAcagctgaagatgaagatgaggacgaggatgaggaggaggggggtgaaaACGGAGACCAGCATCACAACCACCACAAGGTTGGggaggagagtgaaggagcAGATGACAAGAGCGGGTCTGGCACAGAGGAGACGGGGAGCAGTGAAGGCCGCCCCTCCCCTACGGGACCAATGGGGAGGTTCCACATGCCGTATGAGCCAGAGAGCTTCGGGGACAATCTGTATGTCTGCATTCCCTGTGACAAAGGCTTCCCGAGCTCAGAGCAGCTCAATGCACAcgtggagacacacacagaggaggagctgtACGGCAACTCCGGTGGGGAGATGGGAAACAGCAATAACAGCAGCACCAAAAACACCAGCAGCAATACAAACGGCTACGGGAGCCtgaacagcagcaacagcttgAACAGTCTGTCCCATCTGGAGTCCAAGTCAAGACAGGGGCTGAATTCAGGGGCCCTCGGGGAGATGATGCGACCCTACCGCTGTTCCAACTGCGAAAAGTCCTACAAAGATCCAGCCACTCTGCGGCAGCACGAGAAGACCCACTGGCTGACGCGGCCGTACCCTTGCAGCATCTGTGGCAAGAAGTTCACGCAGCGTGGTACCATGACGCGCCACATGCGTAGCCACCTGGGCCTCAAACCTTTCGCCTGCGACTCCTGTGGCATGCGCTTCACCCGCCAGTATCGCCTCACTGAGCACATGCGCATCCACTCTGGGGAAAAGCCCTACGAATGTCAGGTGTGCGGGGGAAAGTTCGCCCAGCAGCGCAACCTCATCAGCCACATGAAGATGCACAGCAGCGGAGGGAGTGCGGGGGGCCTGACCGCAGATCTGAAACTGAAGCTGGACTTTGCAGAGGGCATCTATCCTCTGAGTAAATACACAGCAGAGCATCTTGGGCTGAAGCAGGAGAAGGCCAATGAACTTCACATCCAAGCTCAGCAGCTGGTGGCTGGCGGAAAGGCCTTGGAGAGCCTCTACCCGCTGTCCAAACTGGCCGCGGAGCACCTGGGCCTCATCCACGACAAGATGGATGTCCTGGGCCAACCCCTGCCCGCTCTCTCACAGGCCCTTGAAGCCCGCACCATTGACCGCTACTCACCCAGCTAA
- the hic1 gene encoding hypermethylated in cancer 1 protein isoform X3, which translates to MQISLVAGGGLKTMLDAMDVPSHARDLLLQLNSQRTKGFLCDVIIVVQNALFRAHKNILAASSLYLKSLVVHDNLINLDHEMVSPGVFRVILDYIYTGRLTEGDPTSPTEPNLGAVLAAASYLQLLDLVALCKKKLKRHGKYPPRLGPAFLPYPKMGPNSMGLGSGGRYRVSTPVIQPCPPGGILNSHAPRAPPLEELIPHRLAIHAGELYAPTSTQGSQVFPSLQSALPAQLGRSAHPDRNCSPNYGLDLSKKSPNSQSQHTHSHLANSHNDEERDGTLSGRTSPMQGTNGRAFPSEKMECTDQTSSLTPPPFSHLNQSLGPHHPHLHRSGTQGTDRYPCPPSPDTPTEGGEAGREMGNIYRWVKHEPLSYTAEDEDEDEDEEEGGENGDQHHNHHKVGEESEGADDKSGSGTEETGSSEGRPSPTGPMGRFHMPYEPESFGDNLYVCIPCDKGFPSSEQLNAHVETHTEEELYGNSGGEMGNSNNSSTKNTSSNTNGYGSLNSSNSLNSLSHLESKSRQGLNSGALGEMMRPYRCSNCEKSYKDPATLRQHEKTHWLTRPYPCSICGKKFTQRGTMTRHMRSHLGLKPFACDSCGMRFTRQYRLTEHMRIHSGEKPYECQVCGGKFAQQRNLISHMKMHSSGGSAGGLTADLKLKLDFAEGIYPLSKYTAEHLGLKQEKANELHIQAQQLVAGGKALESLYPLSKLAAEHLGLIHDKMDVLGQPLPALSQALEARTIDRYSPS; encoded by the exons ATGCAG ATATCTCTCGTTGCAGGTGGCGGACTGAAGACGATGCTGGATGCCATGGACGTTCCAAGTCATGCTAGggatctcctcctgcagctcaacAGCCAGCGCACCAAGGGCTTCCTGTGTGATGTTATCATTGTGGTGCAGAACGCCCTCTTCAGAGCTCACAAGAACATTTTGGCCGCCAGCAGCCTCTACTTGAAATCGTTGGTGGTCCATGACAATCTCATCAACCTCGACCACGAGATGGTGAGTCCAGGCGTGTTCAGGGTCATTCTGGACTACATCTACACAGGCCGCCTTACTGAGGGAGACCCCACTTCTCCAACTGAACCCAATCTGGGGGCCGTCCTGGCAGCAGCTAGCTACCTTCAGCTGCTTGACTTAGTGGCGTTGTGCAAAAAGAAGCTGAAAAGACATGGCAAGTACCCGCCGCGCCTGGGCCCTGCATTTCTGCCCTATCCAAAGATGGGACCAAATAGCATGGGGTTAGGGAGTGGTGGCAGGTACAGAGTTTCTACTCCAGTCATTCAACCCTGCCCTCCAGGAGGAATTTTGAATAGCCATGCACCCCGGGCACCACCACTAGAGGAGCTAATTCCCCATCGATTAGCCATCCATGCTGGGGAGTTGTATGCTCCCACCTCCACCCAGGGCTCTCAGGTGTTCCCGTCCCTGCAGTCAGCTTTGCCTGCCCAACTTGGGCGTTCAGCCCATCCCGACAGGAACTGCTCCCCCAACTATGGCCTTGATCTCTCTAAGAAAAGCCCCAACTCCCAGTCTCAGCACACTCACTCCCATCTGGCAAACAGTCACAATGATGAGGAGCGAGACGGGACTCTGAGCGGCCGCACTAGTCCCATGCAGGGGACGAACGGCAGGGCCTTCCCCTCTGAAAAAATGGAGTGCACCGATCAGACAAgctccctcactcctccaccTTTTTCCCATCTCAACCAGTCCCTTGGCCCCCATCATCCCCACCTGCACCGCTCAGGCACCCAGGGCACAGATCGCTACCCATGCCCCCCCAGCCCTGACACTCCCACGGAAGGTGGCGAGGCAGGCAGGGAAATGGGCAACATCTACCGCTGGGTGAAACATGAGCCACTGTCATATAcagctgaagatgaagatgaggacgaggatgaggaggaggggggtgaaaACGGAGACCAGCATCACAACCACCACAAGGTTGGggaggagagtgaaggagcAGATGACAAGAGCGGGTCTGGCACAGAGGAGACGGGGAGCAGTGAAGGCCGCCCCTCCCCTACGGGACCAATGGGGAGGTTCCACATGCCGTATGAGCCAGAGAGCTTCGGGGACAATCTGTATGTCTGCATTCCCTGTGACAAAGGCTTCCCGAGCTCAGAGCAGCTCAATGCACAcgtggagacacacacagaggaggagctgtACGGCAACTCCGGTGGGGAGATGGGAAACAGCAATAACAGCAGCACCAAAAACACCAGCAGCAATACAAACGGCTACGGGAGCCtgaacagcagcaacagcttgAACAGTCTGTCCCATCTGGAGTCCAAGTCAAGACAGGGGCTGAATTCAGGGGCCCTCGGGGAGATGATGCGACCCTACCGCTGTTCCAACTGCGAAAAGTCCTACAAAGATCCAGCCACTCTGCGGCAGCACGAGAAGACCCACTGGCTGACGCGGCCGTACCCTTGCAGCATCTGTGGCAAGAAGTTCACGCAGCGTGGTACCATGACGCGCCACATGCGTAGCCACCTGGGCCTCAAACCTTTCGCCTGCGACTCCTGTGGCATGCGCTTCACCCGCCAGTATCGCCTCACTGAGCACATGCGCATCCACTCTGGGGAAAAGCCCTACGAATGTCAGGTGTGCGGGGGAAAGTTCGCCCAGCAGCGCAACCTCATCAGCCACATGAAGATGCACAGCAGCGGAGGGAGTGCGGGGGGCCTGACCGCAGATCTGAAACTGAAGCTGGACTTTGCAGAGGGCATCTATCCTCTGAGTAAATACACAGCAGAGCATCTTGGGCTGAAGCAGGAGAAGGCCAATGAACTTCACATCCAAGCTCAGCAGCTGGTGGCTGGCGGAAAGGCCTTGGAGAGCCTCTACCCGCTGTCCAAACTGGCCGCGGAGCACCTGGGCCTCATCCACGACAAGATGGATGTCCTGGGCCAACCCCTGCCCGCTCTCTCACAGGCCCTTGAAGCCCGCACCATTGACCGCTACTCACCCAGCTAA
- the hic1 gene encoding hypermethylated in cancer 1 protein isoform X4, with product MLDAMDVPSHARDLLLQLNSQRTKGFLCDVIIVVQNALFRAHKNILAASSLYLKSLVVHDNLINLDHEMVSPGVFRVILDYIYTGRLTEGDPTSPTEPNLGAVLAAASYLQLLDLVALCKKKLKRHGKYPPRLGPAFLPYPKMGPNSMGLGSGGRYRVSTPVIQPCPPGGILNSHAPRAPPLEELIPHRLAIHAGELYAPTSTQGSQVFPSLQSALPAQLGRSAHPDRNCSPNYGLDLSKKSPNSQSQHTHSHLANSHNDEERDGTLSGRTSPMQGTNGRAFPSEKMECTDQTSSLTPPPFSHLNQSLGPHHPHLHRSGTQGTDRYPCPPSPDTPTEGGEAGREMGNIYRWVKHEPLSYTAEDEDEDEDEEEGGENGDQHHNHHKVGEESEGADDKSGSGTEETGSSEGRPSPTGPMGRFHMPYEPESFGDNLYVCIPCDKGFPSSEQLNAHVETHTEEELYGNSGGEMGNSNNSSTKNTSSNTNGYGSLNSSNSLNSLSHLESKSRQGLNSGALGEMMRPYRCSNCEKSYKDPATLRQHEKTHWLTRPYPCSICGKKFTQRGTMTRHMRSHLGLKPFACDSCGMRFTRQYRLTEHMRIHSGEKPYECQVCGGKFAQQRNLISHMKMHSSGGSAGGLTADLKLKLDFAEGIYPLSKYTAEHLGLKQEKANELHIQAQQLVAGGKALESLYPLSKLAAEHLGLIHDKMDVLGQPLPALSQALEARTIDRYSPS from the coding sequence ATGCTGGATGCCATGGACGTTCCAAGTCATGCTAGggatctcctcctgcagctcaacAGCCAGCGCACCAAGGGCTTCCTGTGTGATGTTATCATTGTGGTGCAGAACGCCCTCTTCAGAGCTCACAAGAACATTTTGGCCGCCAGCAGCCTCTACTTGAAATCGTTGGTGGTCCATGACAATCTCATCAACCTCGACCACGAGATGGTGAGTCCAGGCGTGTTCAGGGTCATTCTGGACTACATCTACACAGGCCGCCTTACTGAGGGAGACCCCACTTCTCCAACTGAACCCAATCTGGGGGCCGTCCTGGCAGCAGCTAGCTACCTTCAGCTGCTTGACTTAGTGGCGTTGTGCAAAAAGAAGCTGAAAAGACATGGCAAGTACCCGCCGCGCCTGGGCCCTGCATTTCTGCCCTATCCAAAGATGGGACCAAATAGCATGGGGTTAGGGAGTGGTGGCAGGTACAGAGTTTCTACTCCAGTCATTCAACCCTGCCCTCCAGGAGGAATTTTGAATAGCCATGCACCCCGGGCACCACCACTAGAGGAGCTAATTCCCCATCGATTAGCCATCCATGCTGGGGAGTTGTATGCTCCCACCTCCACCCAGGGCTCTCAGGTGTTCCCGTCCCTGCAGTCAGCTTTGCCTGCCCAACTTGGGCGTTCAGCCCATCCCGACAGGAACTGCTCCCCCAACTATGGCCTTGATCTCTCTAAGAAAAGCCCCAACTCCCAGTCTCAGCACACTCACTCCCATCTGGCAAACAGTCACAATGATGAGGAGCGAGACGGGACTCTGAGCGGCCGCACTAGTCCCATGCAGGGGACGAACGGCAGGGCCTTCCCCTCTGAAAAAATGGAGTGCACCGATCAGACAAgctccctcactcctccaccTTTTTCCCATCTCAACCAGTCCCTTGGCCCCCATCATCCCCACCTGCACCGCTCAGGCACCCAGGGCACAGATCGCTACCCATGCCCCCCCAGCCCTGACACTCCCACGGAAGGTGGCGAGGCAGGCAGGGAAATGGGCAACATCTACCGCTGGGTGAAACATGAGCCACTGTCATATAcagctgaagatgaagatgaggacgaggatgaggaggaggggggtgaaaACGGAGACCAGCATCACAACCACCACAAGGTTGGggaggagagtgaaggagcAGATGACAAGAGCGGGTCTGGCACAGAGGAGACGGGGAGCAGTGAAGGCCGCCCCTCCCCTACGGGACCAATGGGGAGGTTCCACATGCCGTATGAGCCAGAGAGCTTCGGGGACAATCTGTATGTCTGCATTCCCTGTGACAAAGGCTTCCCGAGCTCAGAGCAGCTCAATGCACAcgtggagacacacacagaggaggagctgtACGGCAACTCCGGTGGGGAGATGGGAAACAGCAATAACAGCAGCACCAAAAACACCAGCAGCAATACAAACGGCTACGGGAGCCtgaacagcagcaacagcttgAACAGTCTGTCCCATCTGGAGTCCAAGTCAAGACAGGGGCTGAATTCAGGGGCCCTCGGGGAGATGATGCGACCCTACCGCTGTTCCAACTGCGAAAAGTCCTACAAAGATCCAGCCACTCTGCGGCAGCACGAGAAGACCCACTGGCTGACGCGGCCGTACCCTTGCAGCATCTGTGGCAAGAAGTTCACGCAGCGTGGTACCATGACGCGCCACATGCGTAGCCACCTGGGCCTCAAACCTTTCGCCTGCGACTCCTGTGGCATGCGCTTCACCCGCCAGTATCGCCTCACTGAGCACATGCGCATCCACTCTGGGGAAAAGCCCTACGAATGTCAGGTGTGCGGGGGAAAGTTCGCCCAGCAGCGCAACCTCATCAGCCACATGAAGATGCACAGCAGCGGAGGGAGTGCGGGGGGCCTGACCGCAGATCTGAAACTGAAGCTGGACTTTGCAGAGGGCATCTATCCTCTGAGTAAATACACAGCAGAGCATCTTGGGCTGAAGCAGGAGAAGGCCAATGAACTTCACATCCAAGCTCAGCAGCTGGTGGCTGGCGGAAAGGCCTTGGAGAGCCTCTACCCGCTGTCCAAACTGGCCGCGGAGCACCTGGGCCTCATCCACGACAAGATGGATGTCCTGGGCCAACCCCTGCCCGCTCTCTCACAGGCCCTTGAAGCCCGCACCATTGACCGCTACTCACCCAGCTAA